The Chaetodon auriga isolate fChaAug3 chromosome 3, fChaAug3.hap1, whole genome shotgun sequence genome has a window encoding:
- the LOC143317968 gene encoding trace amine-associated receptor 13c-like has protein sequence MESVEAADLCMPPLNTSCRSRPVTPKAMFIKTLLSCIALLTVTLNLLVIISISHFRQLQTPTNLILLSLAVSDLLVGLTVMPPSIGMLQPCRSLGKISCVLLYPLGFLLTSASVGNMVLISMDRYVAICYPLRYSSTVTPSRVQICVSLCWICSVIYNTIILKDYLSQIILSNSCYQECKVIINYISGAVDLLLTFFGPVTVIIVLYVRVFVVAVSQARVMRSQISAVKTNTVTVKKSEMRAARTLGIILLVFILCLCPYYIPSLTGQDTTPGEGLSAQLWLFYCNSSFNPLIYAFFYPWFRKAVKLIVSLQILQPGSREAKIMLR, from the exons ATGGagtcagtggaagcagctgatcTCTGTATGCCTCCACTCAACACCTCCTGCAGGTCGAGGCCTGTTACTCCCAAGGCCATGttcatcaaaacactgctgtcctgtatcgctctgctcactgtgacacTCAACTTGTtggtcatcatctccatctcccactTCAG GCAGCTCCAGACCCCCACcaatctcatcctcctctccctggctgtgtctgacttgCTGGTGGGCCTTACAGTGATGCCACCGTCAATTGGCATGCTGCAGCCCTGTCGCTCTCTGGGTAAAATCTCATGTGTTCTTTTGTACCCATTAGGCTTCCTACTCACATCTGCCTCTGTTGGCAACATGGTGCTCATATCAATGGACCGCTATGTGGCTATTTGTTATCCTCTGCGTTATTCTTCCACGGTAACACCAAGCAGagttcaaatctgtgtgtctctgtgttggatCTGTTCTGTTATCTACAACACTATAATACTGAAAGATTACTTGTCACAGATCATTTTGTCTAATTCCTGCTACCAAGAATGTAAAGTTATTATAAACTACATTTCAGGGGCAGTAGACTTGCTTCTCACCTTTTTCGGCCCTGTTACTGTGATCATAGTTCTCTACGTGAGAGTGTTTGTGGTGGCTGTGTCACAGGCACGTGTCATGAGGTCTCAAATATCAGCTGTCAAAACAAATACTGTAACTGTTAAGAAATCAGAAATGAGAGCTGCTAGAACTCTTGGTATTATCCTTCTTGTGTTTATACTTTGTCTGTGTCCATACTACATCCCTTCTCTAACAGGACAGGACACTACACCTGGTGAAGGTTTATCAGCTCAACTTTGGCTGTTCTATTGTAACTCCAGTTTTAATCCTCTGATCTATGCCTTTTTCTACCCCTGGTTTAGAAAAGCAGTTAAACTCATTGTCAGCCTTCAGATACTGCAGCCAGGCTCCCGAGAGGCCAAGATCATGTTGAGATAA
- the LOC143317969 gene encoding trace amine-associated receptor 13c-like — protein sequence MESVEAADLCMPPLNASCRSMSVTPEAMFIKTLLSCITLLTVTLNLLVIISISHFRQLQTPTNLILLSLAVSDLLMGLTVMPYAIILLQSCWFQHKISCALMFLSCFILTSASVGNMVLISMDRYVAICYPLRYSSMVTPSRVQICVSLCWTCSVIYNVIILKDYLSQIDLSNSCYQECEVIINYISGAVDLLLTFFGPVTVIIVLYVRVFVVAVSQARVMRSQISAVKSITVTVKKSELRAARTLGIILLVFILCLCPYYIPSLTGQDTTGGLDSSAQCWLFYCNSSFNPLIYAFFYPWFRKAVKLIVSLQILQPGSREAKIMLR from the exons ATGGagtcagtggaagcagctgatcTCTGTATGCCTCCACTCAACGCCTCCTGCAGGTCAATGTCTGTTACTCCTGAGGCCATGttcatcaaaacactgctgtcctgtatcactctgctcactgtgacacTCAACTTGTtggtcatcatctccatctcccactTCAG GCAGCTCCAGACCCCCACcaatctcatcctcctctccctggctgtgtctgacttgCTGATGGGCCTTACAGTGATGCCATATGCAATCATtctgctgcagtcctgctgGTTTCAGCATAAAATCTCATGTGCTCTTATGTTCCTGTCTTGCTTCAtcctcacctctgcctctgttgggAACATGGTGCTCATATCAATGGACCGCTATGTGGCTATTTGTTACCCTCTGCGTTATTCTTCCATGGTAACACCAAGCAGagttcaaatctgtgtgtctctgtgttggacCTGTTCTGTTATCTACAATGTTATAATACTGAAAGATTATTTGTCACAAATAGATTTGTCTAATTCCTGCTACCAAGAATGTGAAGTGATCATAAACTACATTTCAGGGGCAGTAGACTTGCTTCTCACCTTTTTCGGCCCTGTTACTGTGATCATAGTTCTCtatgtgagagtgtttgtggtGGCTGTGTCACAGGCACGTGTCATGAGGTCTCAAATTTCAGCTGTCAAATCAATTACTGTGACTGTTAAGAAATCAGAGCTGAGAGCTGCTAGAACTCTTGGTATTATCCTTCTTGTGTTTATACTTTGTCTGTGTCCATACTACATCCCTTCTCTAACAGGACAGGACACCACAGGTGGTCTCGATTCATCAGCTCAATGTTGGCTGTTCTATTGTAACTCCAGTTTTAATCCTCTGATCTATGCCTTTTTCTACCCCTGGTTCAGAAAAGCAGTTAAACTCATTGTCAGCCTTCAGATACTGCAGCCAGGTTCCCGAGAGGCCAAGATCATGTTGAGATAA